In Geobacter sp., a single window of DNA contains:
- a CDS encoding response regulator produces the protein MKDKASFPILLVDDEEQILFSTSITLRSAGFGSVLTESDSRQVMGILSRREIALVVLDLYMPHLPGYELLKEIVDQFPQIPVIIMTAANEVELAVECMKAGAFDYLVKPAETTRLIASVAKAQELLMLRSEITSLREQMLSGKLKNAGAFAQMITRNPRMYGAFQYLEAVAASPQPVLISGETGVGKELAARAVHELSGRKGKFIAINIAGLDDMVVSDTLFGHRRGAYTGADRDREGLVAQAAGGTLFLDEIGDMELASQVKLLRLLQEQEYYPLGSDSPRRADVRIVAASNRNLQQMVTDNTFRRDLFYRIGTHSVTIPPLRDRREDLPLLLDFFLEEAAISLGKRKPTPPPELCSYLATYDFPGNIRELRAMVYDAVAQHESKMLSLDSFRQAIQHVRTLQQSTPLAFLGDQDPCTPHIGRMPTLQEAEESLITHALERAGGNQGIAATYLGISRQALNKRLSRKAVA, from the coding sequence GTGAAAGACAAGGCATCGTTCCCCATACTCCTCGTCGACGACGAAGAACAGATCCTTTTCTCCACCAGCATCACTTTGCGGAGCGCCGGATTCGGCAGCGTGCTCACCGAGAGCGACAGCCGGCAGGTCATGGGAATCCTCTCCAGGAGAGAGATCGCTCTGGTGGTCCTCGACCTCTACATGCCGCACCTTCCCGGATACGAACTGCTCAAAGAGATCGTCGACCAGTTTCCACAGATTCCCGTCATCATCATGACCGCTGCCAACGAAGTGGAGCTGGCAGTCGAATGCATGAAGGCCGGCGCTTTCGACTACCTGGTCAAACCCGCAGAAACGACGAGGCTCATAGCAAGCGTAGCCAAGGCCCAGGAACTCCTTATGCTCCGTTCTGAGATCACTTCCCTGCGCGAGCAAATGCTGAGCGGCAAATTGAAGAATGCCGGGGCGTTCGCGCAGATGATCACCCGTAATCCGCGGATGTATGGCGCCTTTCAATACCTGGAGGCGGTGGCGGCGTCACCCCAGCCGGTCCTGATATCCGGAGAAACGGGTGTCGGCAAAGAACTGGCTGCCCGTGCTGTCCACGAACTGAGCGGCCGAAAGGGCAAGTTCATTGCCATCAATATTGCGGGCCTGGACGACATGGTCGTTTCCGACACACTCTTCGGCCATCGCCGCGGTGCATACACCGGAGCCGACCGTGATCGGGAAGGTCTTGTCGCACAGGCAGCAGGGGGTACGCTCTTTCTCGATGAGATCGGAGACATGGAACTCGCCTCGCAGGTAAAACTGCTGCGGCTCCTCCAGGAGCAGGAATACTACCCTCTCGGTTCCGACTCGCCTCGCCGGGCAGATGTCAGGATCGTGGCAGCCTCGAACAGGAACCTGCAGCAAATGGTAACGGACAACACCTTTCGCCGGGATCTCTTCTATCGTATCGGAACCCATTCCGTGACCATCCCCCCCCTGCGCGACCGACGCGAGGATCTGCCGCTACTCCTCGATTTTTTCCTTGAAGAGGCAGCAATCTCGCTCGGCAAACGGAAGCCGACCCCGCCGCCGGAACTCTGCTCATACCTTGCGACCTACGATTTCCCTGGCAATATCCGGGAGCTGCGCGCAATGGTCTATGATGCCGTTGCCCAGCATGAAAGCAAAATGCTCTCTCTCGACAGCTTCAGACAGGCGATACAGCATGTCAGGACCCTGCAGCAGTCTACCCCCCTTGCGTTCCTCGGCGACCAGGACCCGTGCACACCCCATATCGGCAGAATGCCAACTCTGCAGGAAGCAGAAGAGTCCCTGATTACTCATGCCCTGGAACGGGCAGGCGGCAATCAGGGGATTGCCGCCACCTACCTCGGCATCAGCCGCCAGGCACTCAATAAGCGGCTGAGCCGCAAGGCAGTTGCCTGA
- a CDS encoding PAS domain S-box protein: MHVKFQARPILLSLVIVLAAFTLMTRYFLEQIREEGLRHAHREQDQGIKTFWQLIRSKGGTFRVEGSTLYLGNMVLNNNFEMPDTISSIFGGTATIFLGDTRIATSVRNERGQRAVGTKLVGPAYQALFVRKVPYRGESIILGEPYFAAYDPIIDASGRMIGAIYVGVKESEYLRHYQLIRRNVIATSVFLCIIASIFAFALLTIGRKIDEALEQSEKKFHALFADSPEAIMLFSDVIIDCNAQALQLLGYERSELIGLTPAQFSPELQPDGQSSAVKSADHVQKALAGSTEYFPWLHRRKDGSVVETEVALKSIPLDGEMLLLGTVHDVTERRQLENRLWDIATVLSEPGGESFFRNLVLQLCRLTGSNIALIAEISGAVPQADTIAVARNDGIVPNFSYPLHGTLCGLAAEQGIYYCQEGISALYPDDRVVKDMEIEGYMGVPLYDSRGLLIGILAILGKERLPDRAKLEPLFRIIATGAEGELERRRTNEALIQSEAYTRLLLESVGEGIYGVNPDGNISFINPAAAAMLGYEVEELIGRPSHATLHHHRGDDSDYPIAECPIHQVRENGTPHRGRGELFWKKDGTGFSVQYYCTPLHGKNNVIGFVIVFSDISAELEAENLLRRSEERYRTVFETTGTAMVIIEEDTTISLVNEEFVRLSGFPRKEIEGRKSWTAFVTGDDRERMLGYHYRRRSGSGHAPSVYEFDFIDRNDEAHCILASVCLIPGTSQSVMSYLDITERKKTEQFLSQERWIMEQIAGASPLTATLDLICRTVEGQIPSSRCVILSLDPDKTLLRICSAPSLPEAFAREIDETRIGPNCGSCGASAYNRSPEIVADITTDPRCAQSAAVPLKYELRACWAIPIIASNNDLLGTFAIYFPTVREPQEAELQLAERITYLAGLAIERHNILDSLQANVYFLKTLIDTIPNPVLYKNAAGVYIGCNKAFAHALGHEEGYIIGRTVFELLEPDLAAWYTEKDRELLANPGVQTFEASLPFADGKNHDLIFSKATFGRQGRTPEGIVNVMVDVTEMKQATATLRVHQRRVQAILDNIPDLVWLKDAESRFVVTNEAFANICGSTPQKLVGKNDLDIWPRDLAEAYRTDDREVMTLCRKKQLEELVEDTSGERHWVETIKMPVIDEYGNIAGTTGISRDIDMRKRAEDALRESEKRLAKAQQIARLGNWDWDIRTNTLVWSDEVYRIFGLDPGKCSTSYEAFLNLIHPDDLEAVRNAVEFSLDNRVPFSIEHRIVLADGQIRSVHEQGSVECGTDGSPLRMQGTVQDISERKDAETAIRLSEERFRELFEQNEDAILLLSRNTFEIIDANPAAETLTERSSQELAEIGLWPLIAPEYYNTVLHALTFEDGGRSFHLGQVGASRPNGEQIAISLWGKVINLRNEEVIYCSIRNISERIRLEEEARATQARLIHANKMTSLGVLVSGIAHEINNPNTFIQGNAMLLEKIWHDILPILSAYHNEEGEFFLGGLPSSELVEIIPRLTTGLKEGSKRISAIVSNLKDFAREDTSKTHRPIDINRIILDAKTILSHQIHSLTDHFRLTLADDLPPANGKAQQIEQVLINLIMNALQALPDKRAGVTVATTWDRHAGAVTVMVQDEGAGMTREVMDRLTEPFFSTKLDRGGTGLGLSISASIIHEHNGTLHFESTPGRGTTVTVTLPMA, encoded by the coding sequence ATGCACGTGAAATTTCAGGCACGCCCCATCCTGCTCTCCCTGGTCATTGTCCTTGCGGCCTTCACGCTGATGACCAGGTATTTCCTCGAACAGATCCGGGAGGAAGGGCTTCGCCATGCCCATCGTGAACAGGACCAGGGGATCAAGACCTTCTGGCAGCTGATCAGGTCCAAAGGTGGCACCTTCCGGGTGGAAGGATCCACCCTGTATCTCGGCAACATGGTACTGAACAACAACTTTGAGATGCCCGACACCATCAGTTCCATCTTCGGCGGAACTGCAACGATTTTCCTCGGCGACACCAGGATTGCCACCAGCGTCCGGAACGAGAGGGGGCAGCGGGCCGTGGGGACGAAACTTGTTGGCCCTGCCTATCAGGCCCTCTTCGTCAGAAAGGTGCCGTACCGCGGCGAATCGATCATCCTCGGCGAACCCTATTTCGCAGCCTACGATCCGATCATTGACGCCTCGGGGCGGATGATCGGCGCCATCTATGTCGGGGTCAAGGAAAGCGAATATCTCCGGCATTACCAGCTGATCAGGCGCAACGTCATCGCAACCTCCGTTTTCCTCTGCATCATTGCCAGCATCTTCGCCTTTGCCCTCCTTACCATCGGCCGCAAGATCGATGAGGCCCTCGAGCAGAGCGAAAAAAAATTCCATGCCCTGTTTGCCGACTCGCCTGAAGCCATCATGCTCTTTTCCGATGTGATCATCGACTGCAACGCCCAGGCACTGCAACTGCTCGGCTATGAGCGCAGCGAACTGATCGGCCTCACCCCTGCGCAGTTTTCCCCTGAACTGCAACCCGATGGACAGTCATCGGCGGTAAAATCCGCCGACCATGTGCAAAAGGCCCTGGCCGGCTCGACCGAATATTTCCCCTGGCTGCACAGGCGAAAAGATGGCTCCGTCGTCGAGACAGAGGTTGCGCTCAAATCCATTCCTCTCGACGGTGAGATGCTCCTGCTCGGCACGGTACACGATGTCACCGAGCGTCGGCAGCTGGAAAACAGACTCTGGGATATCGCCACCGTCCTGTCGGAACCCGGCGGCGAATCATTCTTCCGGAACCTGGTGCTGCAGCTCTGCAGGCTCACCGGGTCAAACATTGCCCTTATCGCTGAAATTTCCGGTGCAGTCCCGCAAGCAGATACCATAGCCGTTGCCCGCAACGACGGCATCGTGCCGAACTTCTCTTACCCTCTGCATGGCACTCTCTGCGGCCTGGCAGCCGAGCAGGGCATCTATTATTGCCAGGAAGGCATCAGTGCACTCTATCCCGATGATCGGGTAGTCAAGGATATGGAGATCGAGGGGTACATGGGGGTCCCCCTCTACGATTCCAGGGGGCTGCTCATCGGCATCCTGGCAATTCTGGGCAAGGAACGCCTGCCTGATCGGGCCAAGCTGGAACCCCTGTTCAGGATAATTGCCACCGGAGCCGAAGGCGAACTGGAACGACGCAGGACCAACGAGGCCCTCATCCAGAGCGAGGCATACACCAGGCTCCTTTTGGAATCGGTCGGGGAAGGGATCTACGGCGTCAATCCTGACGGCAATATCTCCTTCATCAATCCCGCTGCCGCTGCCATGCTCGGCTATGAAGTGGAAGAACTCATCGGCCGGCCGAGTCATGCCACTCTCCATCATCACAGGGGAGACGACAGCGATTACCCGATTGCGGAGTGCCCCATCCATCAGGTCAGGGAAAACGGCACACCGCACAGGGGCAGGGGCGAGCTGTTCTGGAAAAAGGACGGAACGGGTTTCTCTGTCCAGTATTACTGCACGCCGCTGCATGGAAAGAACAACGTCATCGGTTTCGTCATCGTCTTCTCGGATATCTCGGCAGAACTGGAAGCGGAAAACCTGCTGCGGCGCTCGGAAGAGCGCTACCGGACCGTCTTCGAGACCACCGGAACAGCCATGGTTATCATTGAGGAAGACACCACCATCTCCCTTGTCAACGAGGAATTTGTCCGGCTTTCCGGATTTCCCCGTAAAGAGATCGAAGGGAGGAAAAGCTGGACCGCATTCGTTACCGGCGATGATCGCGAGCGGATGCTCGGGTATCACTACCGCCGGCGTAGCGGATCGGGACATGCCCCTTCCGTCTACGAATTCGATTTTATCGATCGGAATGACGAGGCCCACTGCATCCTTGCCAGTGTCTGCCTGATCCCCGGCACCTCACAGAGCGTCATGTCGTATCTGGACATTACCGAGCGGAAGAAAACCGAACAGTTCCTGAGCCAGGAACGATGGATCATGGAACAGATCGCCGGAGCCTCGCCGCTCACCGCCACCCTTGATCTCATCTGTCGCACCGTGGAGGGGCAGATACCGTCATCCCGGTGTGTCATTCTCTCCCTGGACCCGGACAAGACACTTCTGCGAATCTGCTCTGCCCCGAGCCTGCCGGAAGCATTCGCCAGGGAGATCGACGAAACCAGGATCGGTCCGAACTGCGGCTCCTGCGGGGCCTCCGCCTATAACCGTTCACCAGAGATCGTTGCCGACATCACCACTGACCCGCGCTGTGCGCAAAGTGCCGCTGTACCGCTCAAGTACGAGCTGAGGGCATGCTGGGCCATTCCGATCATCGCCAGCAACAACGATCTGCTCGGCACATTTGCCATCTATTTCCCCACGGTCCGGGAACCGCAGGAAGCTGAACTGCAGCTCGCCGAACGTATTACCTACCTGGCAGGACTGGCCATCGAGCGGCACAATATCCTCGACTCGCTACAGGCAAATGTCTATTTTCTGAAAACGCTCATCGACACGATCCCGAATCCGGTCCTCTACAAAAATGCCGCCGGGGTCTACATCGGCTGCAATAAGGCATTTGCCCACGCACTCGGCCATGAGGAAGGCTATATCATCGGGCGGACGGTCTTTGAATTGCTGGAGCCCGACCTGGCGGCATGGTATACCGAGAAGGACCGGGAATTGCTCGCCAATCCGGGAGTTCAGACCTTCGAGGCGTCCCTCCCCTTTGCCGATGGCAAAAACCATGACCTTATTTTCAGCAAGGCGACGTTTGGCCGACAGGGAAGGACTCCCGAAGGGATCGTCAACGTCATGGTCGATGTCACAGAGATGAAGCAGGCCACGGCAACGCTCAGGGTCCATCAGAGGAGGGTCCAGGCCATCCTGGACAACATCCCGGACCTGGTCTGGCTCAAGGATGCGGAGAGCAGATTCGTGGTAACCAATGAGGCTTTTGCCAACATCTGTGGATCAACCCCCCAGAAACTGGTCGGCAAGAACGACCTGGATATCTGGCCGCGTGACCTTGCGGAAGCCTACCGCACCGACGACCGGGAAGTCATGACGCTCTGCCGGAAGAAGCAGCTCGAGGAGCTTGTCGAGGATACTTCCGGCGAGCGACACTGGGTAGAAACCATCAAGATGCCGGTTATCGATGAATATGGGAATATCGCCGGCACGACCGGGATTTCCCGCGACATCGACATGCGCAAGCGGGCCGAAGACGCCCTGCGCGAGAGCGAGAAACGTCTGGCCAAGGCGCAACAGATCGCCCGGCTGGGCAACTGGGACTGGGATATCCGCACCAATACCCTGGTCTGGTCGGATGAGGTCTACCGGATTTTCGGCCTTGACCCTGGAAAATGCAGCACCAGCTATGAAGCGTTTCTCAACCTCATCCATCCGGACGACCTTGAGGCCGTCAGGAACGCTGTCGAGTTCTCCCTGGACAATCGGGTCCCCTTCTCCATCGAACACCGGATCGTCCTTGCCGATGGCCAGATCCGTTCCGTGCACGAGCAAGGCAGTGTGGAATGCGGAACCGATGGTTCTCCGTTGCGCATGCAGGGGACCGTGCAGGATATATCCGAACGGAAGGACGCCGAGACGGCAATCCGCCTGAGCGAGGAACGTTTCCGTGAACTGTTCGAGCAGAACGAGGATGCGATCCTGCTCCTTTCCCGCAATACGTTCGAGATCATCGATGCGAACCCGGCTGCGGAAACCCTCACCGAGCGCTCAAGTCAGGAATTGGCAGAGATCGGGCTCTGGCCGCTGATTGCACCTGAATACTACAACACGGTTCTCCACGCCCTTACCTTCGAGGATGGAGGACGTTCTTTCCATCTCGGCCAGGTCGGTGCCAGCAGACCAAACGGCGAGCAGATAGCCATTTCTCTCTGGGGCAAGGTCATCAACCTCAGAAACGAAGAGGTCATCTACTGCTCTATCCGTAACATCAGCGAGCGGATCAGGCTGGAGGAGGAAGCCCGCGCGACCCAGGCCAGGCTGATTCATGCAAACAAGATGACGTCGCTCGGGGTGCTGGTTTCCGGCATTGCCCATGAGATCAACAACCCCAATACGTTCATCCAGGGTAATGCCATGCTGCTCGAAAAGATCTGGCATGACATCCTTCCCATCCTTTCGGCGTACCACAACGAGGAGGGTGAATTTTTCCTCGGCGGATTGCCCTCTTCCGAACTTGTGGAGATCATCCCGCGCCTCACTACCGGACTCAAGGAAGGTTCGAAACGCATCAGCGCCATTGTGTCCAACCTGAAGGATTTTGCTCGCGAAGACACTTCCAAGACCCATAGGCCAATCGACATAAACCGCATCATTCTCGATGCCAAGACCATACTCAGCCATCAGATTCACAGCCTGACCGATCACTTTCGGCTGACGCTGGCTGACGATCTGCCGCCGGCCAACGGGAAGGCCCAGCAAATTGAGCAGGTTCTGATAAACTTGATCATGAATGCGCTCCAGGCCCTGCCGGACAAGCGGGCCGGAGTCACCGTCGCAACTACATGGGACCGGCATGCAGGGGCTGTAACCGTCATGGTACAGGACGAAGGCGCCGGCATGACCAGGGAGGTCATGGACCGGCTCACTGAACCGTTTTTCAGCACCAAACTCGACCGGGGAGGCACCGGTCTCGGTCTTTCCATCTCCGCATCCATCATCCACGAACACAATGGCACGCTCCACTTTGAGTCGACACCTGGCAGAGGAACAACGGTAACCGTGACCCTGCCGATGGCCTAA
- a CDS encoding UDP-3-O-acyl-N-acetylglucosamine deacetylase gives MIKRRTTINRIFKISGIGLHTGCEINLEFLPRREPGIAFVNKSCVIPARYDKVVDTRLSTQIAGDCASVATIEHLMAAFYFAGVTNCLVYIDGPEVPILDGSAWEFYHEMWRAGIYEFPETGVYLKVLKPVEVQHNDAYVRIKPLNTLDITMSIEFREPVGKHKKRVMDVENAFSILNSRTFGFMEEFEAIQKAGLAKGASLDNVVAIGEDSIVNPQGLRYKKELVNHKILDFIGDLYTSGYRILGKVEASKTGHYLNNMLLKEIFSDPENYVIY, from the coding sequence ATGATCAAGCGCCGGACAACCATCAACCGGATTTTCAAAATCTCAGGCATCGGCCTGCATACCGGGTGCGAGATAAATCTGGAGTTTCTCCCCAGGCGCGAGCCCGGGATCGCCTTCGTCAACAAGTCATGTGTCATTCCGGCGCGTTACGATAAGGTAGTGGATACCCGGCTGTCGACACAGATCGCCGGCGACTGTGCGTCTGTTGCTACCATCGAGCACCTGATGGCAGCCTTTTATTTTGCCGGGGTCACCAACTGCCTGGTCTACATCGACGGCCCTGAGGTGCCGATTCTCGATGGCTCGGCGTGGGAGTTCTATCACGAGATGTGGCGGGCCGGGATCTACGAATTCCCCGAGACCGGCGTCTACCTGAAGGTGTTGAAGCCGGTCGAGGTGCAGCACAACGACGCCTATGTCCGGATCAAACCGCTGAATACCCTGGATATCACCATGTCCATCGAATTCCGGGAGCCGGTCGGCAAGCACAAGAAACGGGTCATGGACGTTGAAAATGCCTTTTCCATCTTGAATTCACGTACCTTTGGTTTTATGGAGGAGTTCGAGGCGATCCAGAAGGCAGGGCTGGCAAAGGGGGCCTCGCTGGACAATGTGGTGGCGATCGGGGAGGACAGCATCGTCAACCCCCAGGGGCTTCGCTACAAGAAAGAGCTGGTGAACCACAAGATCCTCGATTTCATCGGTGACCTCTATACCAGCGGCTATCGCATCCTCGGCAAGGTCGAAGCGTCCAAGACCGGCCACTACCTGAACAATATGCTGCTGAAGGAGATTTTTTCCGATCCGGAAAACTACGTAATCTACTGA
- the gspN gene encoding type II secretion system protein GspN, whose translation MKPLPRRWLITILAVCGGGLVFLTATLLFIPASEVQRLAVRACARQGLTLTTLDFGKAFPLGLHARGLAIADERGNLMKLDRATVRLRILPLLAGRIVVAGDAAIGAGSLKGELELTRSGGLELAGQGVHLEDIPFFATVADARAKGELWLRGNIRGKGGKASGTLQFEVRDVDLRGVKISGTPLPDAAYKTIQGALRINAGRLIMESVTLAGDGLYARLKGDIPLVAAPAGSLNLTLELMPRPEFMEQQKFIFLLLARYLTTPGHYQIPIRGTISHPQLQ comes from the coding sequence ATGAAGCCGTTACCCCGCCGCTGGCTCATCACTATCCTTGCCGTCTGCGGAGGAGGCCTGGTCTTTCTGACGGCAACCCTGCTCTTCATCCCCGCCTCCGAAGTGCAGCGACTTGCCGTGCGAGCCTGCGCCCGACAGGGCCTCACCTTGACCACCCTCGATTTCGGCAAGGCCTTCCCCCTGGGTCTCCATGCGCGCGGACTTGCCATTGCCGACGAACGGGGGAACCTGATGAAGCTGGACCGCGCGACGGTCAGGCTCAGGATCCTTCCGCTCCTGGCCGGACGGATCGTTGTTGCCGGTGACGCGGCCATCGGCGCGGGCAGCCTGAAGGGTGAGCTGGAATTGACCAGATCCGGCGGGCTCGAACTGGCGGGTCAGGGGGTACACCTGGAAGATATCCCGTTTTTTGCCACGGTTGCCGATGCCAGGGCCAAGGGAGAGCTCTGGCTGCGGGGGAACATCCGGGGCAAAGGGGGCAAGGCGAGCGGGACATTACAGTTTGAGGTGCGGGATGTGGACCTGCGGGGGGTGAAGATCAGCGGGACGCCCCTGCCGGATGCGGCCTACAAGACCATCCAGGGGGCACTCCGGATCAATGCGGGGCGCCTGATCATGGAAAGCGTGACCCTGGCAGGGGATGGGCTCTATGCCAGGTTGAAAGGGGACATCCCGCTGGTCGCAGCACCTGCGGGGAGCCTCAATCTGACCCTGGAACTGATGCCCAGGCCGGAGTTCATGGAACAGCAGAAGTTCATCTTCCTCCTCCTCGCCAGATACCTCACCACTCCGGGGCACTACCAGATCCCGATCCGCGGCACCATTTCCCACCCCCAGCTGCAGTAA
- a CDS encoding general secretion pathway protein GspM yields the protein MRLKLLMEWFRELDPRVRLRFGIGCALLLAVTLLYSLANDQVRRLEKKRAGNEAAVAELLVLQQRYREARTASQKITNRLAAVRPDDSPARIIEEIGIKGKSLQIRPLKAEERGAFLEDAAEVRMDGLTLNETINLLYRIEQGSRPVTIRKVLLKSRFDDPARLDLTLTMALQKTAATK from the coding sequence ATGAGACTCAAGCTCCTCATGGAATGGTTCCGCGAACTCGACCCGCGCGTCAGGCTCCGCTTCGGGATCGGCTGCGCCCTGCTACTGGCCGTGACGCTTCTCTATTCGCTGGCAAACGACCAGGTCAGGCGGTTGGAGAAGAAACGCGCCGGCAACGAGGCTGCCGTGGCCGAACTCCTGGTGCTGCAGCAGCGCTACCGCGAAGCGCGAACCGCCTCCCAGAAGATCACGAACCGCCTGGCTGCAGTGAGACCCGACGATTCGCCCGCCCGCATCATCGAAGAGATCGGCATCAAGGGGAAAAGCCTGCAGATCAGGCCGCTCAAGGCCGAGGAACGGGGCGCCTTCCTGGAAGACGCCGCCGAAGTGCGCATGGACGGCCTGACCCTCAACGAGACGATAAACCTGCTCTACCGGATCGAGCAGGGGAGCAGGCCTGTAACGATCAGAAAGGTGCTGCTCAAGAGCCGGTTCGACGATCCTGCGCGGCTCGACCTGACCCTCACCATGGCACTGCAAAAGACGGCAGCAACGAAATGA